The Brachyhypopomus gauderio isolate BG-103 chromosome 2, BGAUD_0.2, whole genome shotgun sequence genome contains a region encoding:
- the hid1a gene encoding protein HID1, translating to MGNTDSKLKFRKAVIQLTTKTQPVEATDDAFWDQFWADTATTVQDVFALVPAAEIRAVREESPSNLATLCYKAVEKLVQAAESGCPSEREKQVVLNCTRILTRILPYIFEDQDWRGFFWSTVPGAGRAGVDEADEDDDGARPLAESLLLSIADLLFCPDFTVQSHRRGGPDSSEDMQSLDSCEYIWEAGVGFAQSPPLNYIHDLNRTELLRLLLTCFSEAMYLPPASDGNLLNPWVTFFCSTENRHTLPLFTSLLNVVCAYDPVGYGIPYNHLLFSDYREQLVEQAVQILIVTLEHETGHAHHTPSPTSMDEQDSAGPHNLFVNYLSRIHREEDYDFVLKGLARLLTNPLTQTYLPNSTKKIQFHQELLVLFWKLCDFNKKFLFFVLKSSDVLDILVPILYYLNDARADQSRVGLMHIGVFILLLLSGERNFGVRLNKPYSLHVPMDIPVFTGTHADLLIVVFHKIITSGHQRLQPLFDCLLTIVVNVSPYLKSLSMVAANKLLHLLEAFSTNWFLFSAAQNHHLVFFLLEAFNNIIQYQFDGNCNLVYAIIRKRSVFHQLANLPTDSASIHKALQRKKKSPDSMSRTNSQETVSMEGSRPAVPAEPGTLKASLVAMPGIDKLTEKSQVSEDGTMVAVPQPDLPSSPEHGPVAGASDTESNSGRDSEDVFYTEAEMARRRLSSVSSPVSYWNPTPEWVLSWKSKLPLQTIMRLLQVLVPQVEKICIDKGLTDESEILKFLQHGTLVGLLPVPHPILIRKYQANAGTAVWFRTYMWGVVYLRNVDPPIWYDTDVRLFEIQRM from the exons ATGGGAAATACGGATTCAAAACTCAAATTTAGGAAAGCGGTAATACAGCTGACCACAAAAACGCAG CCAGTGGAAGCAACTGATGATGCCTTCTGGGACCAGTTCTGGGCTGACACTGCCACCACGGTTCAGGACGTGTTTGCCCTGGTTCCTGCTGCAGAGATCCGAGCAGTTAGGGAGGAATCGCCCTCCAATCTGGCAACCCTCTGCTATAAG GCGGTGGAGAAGCTGGTGCAGGCTGCTGAGTCTGGCTGCCCCAGCGAGAGGGAGAAGCAGGTGGTGCTGAACTGCACCCGCATCCTCACACGCATCCTGCCCTACATCTTCGAGGACCAGGACTGGAGAGGCTTCTTCTGGTCCACCGTGCCCGGGGCGGGCCGGGCCGGG GTGGACGAGGCGGACGAGGACGACGACGGAGCTCGTCCTCTGGCAGAGTCCCTCCTCCTGTCCATCGCCGACCTGCTGTTCTGTCCCGACTTCACGGTCCAGAGCCACAGGAGAGGAGGCCCG GACTCTTCGGAGGACATGCAGTCCCTGGACAGCTGCGAGTACATCtgggaggcgggggtggggTTCGCACAGTCTCCACCGCTTAACTACATCCACGACCTCAACAG GACCGAGCTGCTGCGGTTACTGCTGACCTGTTTCTCAGAGGCCATGTACCTTCCGCCAGCGTCGGACGGCAACCTGCTCAACCCCTGGGTGACCTTCTTCTGTTCCACGGAGAACAG GCATACACTGCCCCTGTTTACTTCCTTACTCAACGTGGTGTGCGCGTACGACCCCGTGGGCTACGGTATCCCCTACAACCACCTCCTCTTCTCCGACTACCGGGAGCAGCTGGTGGAGCAGGCGGTGCAGATCCTCATAGTCACGCTGGAGCACGAGActggccacgcccaccacacaccctcccccaccaGCATGGACGAGCAGGAT TCTGCGGGCCCACATAACCTGTTTGTGAACTACTTGTCCAGAATTCACAGGGAGGAG GATTACGACTTCGTCCTGAAGGGCCTTGCCCGTCTTCTGACCAACCCTCTCACTCAGACCTACCTGCCCAACTCCACCAAGAAGATCCAGTTCCACCAAGAGCTCCTGGTCCTCTTTTGGAAACTCTGCGATTTCAACAAA AAATTCCTCTTCTTTGTGTTGAAAAGCAGTGATGTGTTGGACATCCTGGTGCCGATCCTCTATTATCTAAACGATGCCCGTGCTGACCAGT CCCGGGTTGGTCTCATGCACATTGGGGTGTTTATCTTGTTGCTCTTGAGCGGGGAGAGAAACTTCGGCGTGCGCCTGAACAAACCGTACTCTCTTCATGTGCCCATGGACATCCCGGTGTTCACCGGCACCCATGCTGACCTGCTCATTGTG GTCTTCCACAAGATCATCACTAGTGGGCACCAGCGTTTGCAGCCGCTCTTTGACTGCCTGCTCACTATTGTAGTGAACG TGTCTCCCTACCTGAAGAGCCTGTCCATGGTGGCAGCCAATAAGCTTCTCCACCTGCTTGAAGCGTTCTCCACCAACTGGTTCCTCTTCTCTGCTGCTCAGAACCACCATTTGGTCTTCTTCCTGCTGGAGGCCTTCAACAACATCATTCAGTACCAGTTTGATG GTAACTGTAACCTGGTCTACGCTATTATCCGTAAGCGCAGTGTCTTCCACCAGCTGGCCAACCTGCCCACAGACTCCGCGTCCATCCACAAGGCCCTGCAGAGGAAAAAGAAATCCCCAGACTCCATGTCTCGCACCAACTCCCAGGAGACTGTGTCCATGGAGGGGTCTCGTCCAGCTGTCCCTGCCGAGCCCGGGACCCTCAAGGCCAGCCTCGTGGCCATGCCAG GCATCGATAAACTTACAGAGAAGTCCCAGGTGTCGGAGGACGGCACCATGGTGGCAGTGCCTCAGCCGGACCTACCCAGCTCCCCTGAACATGGTCCTGTTGCCGGGGCGAGTGACACAGAGTCCAACTCGGGAAGAGACAGTGAG GATGTCTTCTACACAGAGGCGGAGATGGCAAGAAGGCGTCTGTCGAGCGTGTCATCGCCCGTCTCGTACTGGAACCCAACACCAGAGTGG GTGCTGTCCTGGAAGTCCAAACTCCCTCTGCAGACCATCATGCGCCTGCTGCAAGTCCTGGTGCCCCAGGTGGAGAAGATCTGCATTGACAA GGGCCTGACTGATGAATCCGAGATCCTGAAATTCCTTCAGCATGGAACGCTGGTGGGCCTTCTACCCGTGCCTCACCCCATCCTCATCCGGAAGTACCAGGCCAACGCCGGCACTGCCGTGTGGTTCCGCACTTACATGTGGGGGGTCGTCTACCTGCG TAACGTGGACCCACCGATCTGGTACGACACCGATGTCCGTCTCTTTGAGATCCAGAGGATGTAA
- the otop2 gene encoding proton channel OTOP2 isoform X1 produces MDFRVLHIHDFNELNLSFNGLFFQHSKMSVKDDPESAGVQISTVHAGVHAGAHAGLHGLTGQRSASIALSSGGVWQDKSSSWSWMLSGFLLMNVVILGCALVSGSVFNALQVTSDHVQFFLIALMIPTVVWMIFYKVCTFREDEAVLYKDVHAGPVWLRGGLVLFGVCSLIMDVFKIALYVGYAHCDSPVKIAFPVVQAIFTLVQTYFLWLHARDCVQVQRIITRCGLMLSLATNLMVWMTAVTDESLHQTVYPSGNVSHSSHSLTVRASASNGDNNCECSYPACSIFEDAYYYLYPFNIEYSLFASAMAYVMWKNVGRVVDDHQPHEHRFHLRDVLVGPVGGLVVLVAGLATFVVYEVDVASDEQQKKEAALTIYYIANMVTVALMTGVTVAGCVIYRLERREHALGKNPTRSLDVGLLMGASMGQFTVSYFTIVAVLALGVDGTVNALNLALSVLTVAELLVQNVFIIEGLRREPHHESRRASVFSNLLALQAQEDRRSSGVLTPRGSITVTAHKPLPWKRKLLKEISAFLLLSNIILWIMPAFGARPQFDNPIGTDFYQFNMWVAVVNVGLPFGIFYRMHSVASLFEVYLKS; encoded by the exons ATGGACTTCAGGGTGCTACACATCCATGACTTCAACGAGCTTAACTTGTCCTTCAATGGCttattttttcaacacagtaaAATGAGTGTTAAGGATGACCCGGAGAGCGCGGGGGTCCAGATATCCACTGTGCACGCGGGAGTGCACGCGGGAGCGCACGCGGGACTGCACGGGCTGACGGGGCAGCGCTCGGCCAGCATCGCCTTGTCCTCCGGGGGCGTTTGGCAGGACAAGAGCAGTAGCTGGAGTTGGATGCTCTCCGGGTTCCTCCTGATGAACGTGGTGATCTTGGGCTGCGCGCTGGTGAGCGGCAGCGTCTTTAACGCACTGCAGGTCACCAGCGACCACGTGCAGTTCTTCCTCATCGCCCTCATGATTCCCACCGTCGTCTGGATGATCTTTTACAAAGTTTGCACGTTCCGGGAGGACGAGGCTGTTCTCTACAAAGACGTCCATGCCGGACCCGTATGGCTTAGAG GTGGCCTGGTGTTATTTGGCGTGTGCAGCCTGATCATGGACGTGTTTAAGATCGCTCTCTACGTGGGTTACGCACACTGTGACTCCCCTGTGAAAATCGCCTTCCCAGTTGTGCAAGCCATATTTACTCTGGTGCAG ACCTACTTTCTGTGGCTCCACGCGAGGGACTGCGTTCAGGTCCAGAGAATCATCACTCG ctgtgggtTAATGCTTTCCTTGGCCACGAACCTCATGGTATGGATGACGGCAGTGACAGATGAATCTCTGCATCAGACGGTTTATCCCAGTGGCAATGTCAGCCACTCTTCCCATAGTCTCACAGTTAGAG CCAGTGCTTCCAATGGAGACAACAACTGTGAGTGTAGCTACCCAGCTTGCAGTATCTTCGAGGATGCATATTACTACCTCTACCCGTTCAACATCGAGTACAGCCTGTTCGCCTCGGCCATGGCCTACGTGATGTGGAAGAACGTGGGGCGCGTGGTGGACGACCACCAGCCCCACGAGCACCGGTTCCACCTGAGAGACGTCCTGGTGGGCCCCGTGGGGGgcctggtggtgctggtggccGGCCTGGCCACGTTCGTGGTCTACGAGGTGGACGTGGCGTCCGACGAGCAGCAGAAGAAGGAGGCGGCGCTCACCATCTACTACATCGCCAACATGGTGACCGTGGCGCTCATGACGGGGGTGACGGTGGCCGGATGTGTGATATACCGGCTGGAGCGGCGGGAGCACGCCCTGGGCAAGAACCCCACCCGCAGCCTGGACGTGGGGCTCCTGATGGGTGCCTCCATGGGCCAGTTCACCGTCTCCTACTTCACCATAGTGGCGGTGTTGGCGTTGGGGGTGGACGGTACGGTGAACGCGCTGAACCTGGCTCTGTCCGTGCTGACCGTGGCGGAGCTCCTGGTGCAGAACGTTTTCATCATCGAGGGGTTGCGGCGGGAGCCCCACCACGAGTCACGCCGCGCCAGCGTCTTCTCCAACCTGCTGGCGTTGCAGGCGCAGGAGGACAGGAGGTCCAGTGGCGTGCTCACGCCCCGTGGCTCCATCACCGTGACGGCCCACAAACCCCTGCCCtggaagaggaagctgcttaaAGAGATCTCAGCCTTTCTGCTGCTCTCCAACATCATT CTCTGGATCATGCCCGCGTTTGGAGCACGGCCGCAGTTCGACAACCCCATCGGGACGGATTTCTACCAGTTCAACATGTGGGTGGCCGTGGTCAATGTGGGCCTGCCGTTCGGTATCTTCTACAGAATGCACTCTGTGGCCAGTCTCTTTGAGGTGTACCTTAAGTCTTAA
- the otop2 gene encoding proton channel OTOP2 isoform X2: MSVKDDPESAGVQISTVHAGVHAGAHAGLHGLTGQRSASIALSSGGVWQDKSSSWSWMLSGFLLMNVVILGCALVSGSVFNALQVTSDHVQFFLIALMIPTVVWMIFYKVCTFREDEAVLYKDVHAGPVWLRGGLVLFGVCSLIMDVFKIALYVGYAHCDSPVKIAFPVVQAIFTLVQTYFLWLHARDCVQVQRIITRCGLMLSLATNLMVWMTAVTDESLHQTVYPSGNVSHSSHSLTVRASASNGDNNCECSYPACSIFEDAYYYLYPFNIEYSLFASAMAYVMWKNVGRVVDDHQPHEHRFHLRDVLVGPVGGLVVLVAGLATFVVYEVDVASDEQQKKEAALTIYYIANMVTVALMTGVTVAGCVIYRLERREHALGKNPTRSLDVGLLMGASMGQFTVSYFTIVAVLALGVDGTVNALNLALSVLTVAELLVQNVFIIEGLRREPHHESRRASVFSNLLALQAQEDRRSSGVLTPRGSITVTAHKPLPWKRKLLKEISAFLLLSNIILWIMPAFGARPQFDNPIGTDFYQFNMWVAVVNVGLPFGIFYRMHSVASLFEVYLKS, encoded by the exons ATGAGTGTTAAGGATGACCCGGAGAGCGCGGGGGTCCAGATATCCACTGTGCACGCGGGAGTGCACGCGGGAGCGCACGCGGGACTGCACGGGCTGACGGGGCAGCGCTCGGCCAGCATCGCCTTGTCCTCCGGGGGCGTTTGGCAGGACAAGAGCAGTAGCTGGAGTTGGATGCTCTCCGGGTTCCTCCTGATGAACGTGGTGATCTTGGGCTGCGCGCTGGTGAGCGGCAGCGTCTTTAACGCACTGCAGGTCACCAGCGACCACGTGCAGTTCTTCCTCATCGCCCTCATGATTCCCACCGTCGTCTGGATGATCTTTTACAAAGTTTGCACGTTCCGGGAGGACGAGGCTGTTCTCTACAAAGACGTCCATGCCGGACCCGTATGGCTTAGAG GTGGCCTGGTGTTATTTGGCGTGTGCAGCCTGATCATGGACGTGTTTAAGATCGCTCTCTACGTGGGTTACGCACACTGTGACTCCCCTGTGAAAATCGCCTTCCCAGTTGTGCAAGCCATATTTACTCTGGTGCAG ACCTACTTTCTGTGGCTCCACGCGAGGGACTGCGTTCAGGTCCAGAGAATCATCACTCG ctgtgggtTAATGCTTTCCTTGGCCACGAACCTCATGGTATGGATGACGGCAGTGACAGATGAATCTCTGCATCAGACGGTTTATCCCAGTGGCAATGTCAGCCACTCTTCCCATAGTCTCACAGTTAGAG CCAGTGCTTCCAATGGAGACAACAACTGTGAGTGTAGCTACCCAGCTTGCAGTATCTTCGAGGATGCATATTACTACCTCTACCCGTTCAACATCGAGTACAGCCTGTTCGCCTCGGCCATGGCCTACGTGATGTGGAAGAACGTGGGGCGCGTGGTGGACGACCACCAGCCCCACGAGCACCGGTTCCACCTGAGAGACGTCCTGGTGGGCCCCGTGGGGGgcctggtggtgctggtggccGGCCTGGCCACGTTCGTGGTCTACGAGGTGGACGTGGCGTCCGACGAGCAGCAGAAGAAGGAGGCGGCGCTCACCATCTACTACATCGCCAACATGGTGACCGTGGCGCTCATGACGGGGGTGACGGTGGCCGGATGTGTGATATACCGGCTGGAGCGGCGGGAGCACGCCCTGGGCAAGAACCCCACCCGCAGCCTGGACGTGGGGCTCCTGATGGGTGCCTCCATGGGCCAGTTCACCGTCTCCTACTTCACCATAGTGGCGGTGTTGGCGTTGGGGGTGGACGGTACGGTGAACGCGCTGAACCTGGCTCTGTCCGTGCTGACCGTGGCGGAGCTCCTGGTGCAGAACGTTTTCATCATCGAGGGGTTGCGGCGGGAGCCCCACCACGAGTCACGCCGCGCCAGCGTCTTCTCCAACCTGCTGGCGTTGCAGGCGCAGGAGGACAGGAGGTCCAGTGGCGTGCTCACGCCCCGTGGCTCCATCACCGTGACGGCCCACAAACCCCTGCCCtggaagaggaagctgcttaaAGAGATCTCAGCCTTTCTGCTGCTCTCCAACATCATT CTCTGGATCATGCCCGCGTTTGGAGCACGGCCGCAGTTCGACAACCCCATCGGGACGGATTTCTACCAGTTCAACATGTGGGTGGCCGTGGTCAATGTGGGCCTGCCGTTCGGTATCTTCTACAGAATGCACTCTGTGGCCAGTCTCTTTGAGGTGTACCTTAAGTCTTAA